In the Devosia sp. SL43 genome, one interval contains:
- a CDS encoding beta-lactamase hydrolase domain-containing protein — MFSLFKSKANTMNVRKVDDSFAVTGQITPEQVQSVSDAGYKSIVCARPDNEEQGQPSFNEVARAAETLGLQIVHIPVSGGLGEGQIIRFHDAWKKMPKPMLGYCRSGARAGSLYATLSK; from the coding sequence ATGTTCTCCCTTTTCAAATCCAAGGCCAACACCATGAACGTTCGCAAGGTCGACGACAGTTTTGCCGTCACAGGCCAGATTACGCCCGAGCAGGTCCAGTCTGTCTCCGATGCCGGATACAAGTCCATCGTCTGTGCGCGACCCGACAACGAGGAGCAGGGACAGCCCAGCTTCAACGAGGTGGCCCGCGCTGCCGAGACGCTGGGGCTGCAAATCGTCCACATTCCCGTGTCCGGCGGGTTGGGCGAGGGACAGATCATCCGTTTCCATGACGCCTGGAAGAAGATGCCCAAGCCGATGCTCGGCTATTGCCGCTCCGGCGCCCGCGCCGGCAGCCTCTACGCCACGCTGTCCAAGTAA
- a CDS encoding sarcosine oxidase subunit alpha family protein, whose protein sequence is MTSYRLASGGRIDRTATVRFSFDGLALTGHPGDTLASALLANGRQLVGRSFKYHRPRGILTAGAAEPNALVTLGEGGRTEANTRATMVEIHPGLVARSQNRWPSLDLDLGAITSLAAPFLGAGFYYKTFMWPSAFWERVYEPLIRKAAGLGRASFEADPDSYEKSWAHCDLLVVGSGPSGLAAALTAARAGARVILADESAELGGSLLAETGSVDGVSAAGFVAATLAELASFPKVRRLARTTVVGWYDDGVFGALERVQKHVGAIDPDHPVERFWRIQARQAIVAAGAEERPMVFGGNDVPGVMLAGAMRTYANRYGIAPGRRVAVFTAGPSGYRTAADLEALGVEVVAIIDPGEPAPGSYTGKARVLSNSVVAGTGGRKSLSGITVRGPNGEETIAVDALAMSAGWSPIVNLACHRGDKPVWSESHAAFLPPQSRDGLAVAGAAAGVYGIAAGLADGADQAVIALSALGIGAKPAVFDAGQATPERPGKAFWFVEQPIGKAFVDYQNDVHLKDLGLAVREGYGHVELAKRYTTNGMATDQGKLSNINAIGILAAVRGVSPDAVGTTTYRPFYTPVSFGALTGVSTGAHFQPMRRSPLHDWAERQGASFVETGLWYRSAWFPRPGETTWRQSVDREVNAVRTAAGLCDVSTLGKIEIVGADAAEFLNRVYCNAFLKLPVGKARYGIMLREDGMIYDDGTTSRLGENRYFMTTTTALAAGVLTHLEYCAQVLWPELDVRLASVTDQWAQMAVAGPRSRDILAGIVDADLSEAAFPFLAAREVTLFGGQIAARLFRISFSGELAFELAVPAGFGSAVADAIMQAGAAMGITAYGTEALGVLRIEMGHVTHAEINGTVTPGDLGFGRMVSANKPVFIGKAMLGREGVQAADRPQLVGVKPLDATESFATGAHLLAPGAAPSMANDLGYVTSSCFSPTLGHTIGLALVRGGPQRLGEEVTLWNKLAGKTTRAVLCSPAFYAPQGEPAHV, encoded by the coding sequence ATGACCTCCTATCGCCTCGCCTCGGGCGGACGCATTGATCGTACAGCGACTGTCCGATTCAGCTTCGACGGCCTAGCGCTTACGGGCCACCCGGGTGACACGCTGGCCTCGGCGCTGCTGGCCAATGGCCGCCAGCTGGTGGGGCGCAGCTTCAAATACCATCGTCCGCGCGGCATTCTGACGGCAGGCGCGGCCGAGCCCAACGCTCTCGTAACGCTCGGGGAAGGCGGCCGAACCGAGGCCAATACCCGCGCGACCATGGTGGAAATCCATCCCGGTCTCGTAGCGCGCAGCCAGAACCGCTGGCCCTCGCTTGATTTGGATCTGGGGGCCATCACCAGCCTGGCGGCGCCGTTTCTCGGTGCCGGATTCTACTACAAGACCTTCATGTGGCCGTCTGCCTTTTGGGAACGGGTCTATGAACCGTTGATCCGCAAGGCCGCCGGCCTTGGTCGCGCCAGCTTTGAAGCCGACCCGGACAGCTATGAAAAAAGCTGGGCTCATTGTGATCTTCTGGTCGTGGGGTCGGGACCATCAGGGCTCGCCGCCGCGCTGACCGCCGCACGGGCCGGCGCCCGCGTCATCCTGGCGGACGAAAGTGCCGAGCTCGGAGGGTCGCTGCTGGCCGAGACCGGCTCGGTCGATGGCGTTTCCGCCGCCGGCTTCGTCGCCGCAACATTGGCGGAACTGGCCAGTTTCCCCAAGGTCAGGCGGCTGGCTCGAACGACAGTTGTCGGCTGGTACGACGATGGTGTGTTCGGGGCGCTGGAACGGGTCCAGAAGCATGTCGGCGCAATCGACCCAGACCATCCAGTCGAACGGTTCTGGCGCATCCAGGCCCGGCAGGCGATTGTGGCCGCCGGGGCCGAGGAACGTCCGATGGTCTTCGGCGGCAATGATGTGCCGGGCGTGATGCTCGCCGGGGCGATGCGCACCTATGCCAATCGCTACGGCATCGCCCCCGGCCGTCGCGTCGCCGTGTTCACCGCTGGTCCCTCCGGCTATCGCACCGCAGCAGACCTTGAAGCCCTGGGCGTCGAGGTCGTGGCTATCATCGATCCAGGTGAACCCGCGCCGGGCAGCTACACCGGCAAGGCCCGGGTCTTGAGCAATAGCGTGGTTGCCGGGACCGGTGGGCGAAAGTCATTGAGCGGCATCACCGTGCGCGGACCCAACGGCGAAGAAACCATCGCCGTTGACGCGCTGGCCATGTCGGCTGGCTGGAGCCCGATCGTCAACCTGGCCTGCCATCGTGGCGACAAGCCGGTATGGTCCGAAAGCCACGCCGCGTTTCTACCGCCGCAGTCGCGTGATGGCCTAGCCGTGGCCGGTGCGGCAGCGGGGGTCTATGGCATCGCCGCCGGCCTGGCCGATGGTGCCGACCAGGCGGTTATCGCACTGAGCGCATTGGGCATCGGGGCCAAGCCCGCCGTTTTCGATGCCGGACAAGCAACGCCCGAGCGGCCTGGCAAAGCGTTCTGGTTTGTGGAGCAGCCGATTGGCAAGGCGTTCGTCGACTATCAGAACGATGTCCACCTCAAGGATCTGGGGCTAGCCGTGCGCGAGGGCTATGGCCATGTGGAACTGGCCAAGCGCTACACCACAAACGGCATGGCGACCGACCAGGGCAAACTGTCCAATATCAACGCCATCGGCATCCTCGCGGCGGTACGGGGCGTGTCGCCCGATGCTGTGGGTACGACGACTTATCGCCCGTTCTACACGCCGGTCTCCTTTGGTGCGCTGACCGGTGTGTCGACTGGCGCCCATTTCCAGCCGATGCGGCGCTCGCCTTTGCATGATTGGGCCGAACGCCAGGGCGCCAGCTTCGTCGAGACCGGCCTCTGGTATCGCTCGGCCTGGTTCCCGCGCCCGGGTGAGACGACCTGGCGGCAGAGCGTCGACCGGGAGGTCAACGCCGTCCGCACCGCCGCCGGGCTGTGCGATGTCTCCACCTTGGGCAAGATCGAGATCGTCGGTGCGGACGCGGCGGAGTTTCTCAATCGCGTCTATTGCAACGCCTTCCTCAAGCTGCCCGTGGGCAAGGCCCGCTACGGCATCATGCTGCGCGAGGACGGCATGATCTATGATGACGGCACAACCAGCCGCCTGGGCGAAAATCGCTACTTCATGACGACGACGACAGCGCTGGCGGCTGGTGTTCTCACTCATCTCGAATATTGCGCCCAGGTGCTCTGGCCAGAACTCGATGTGCGGCTGGCATCGGTAACCGACCAATGGGCGCAGATGGCCGTAGCCGGACCCCGCTCGCGCGACATCCTCGCCGGCATCGTCGATGCCGACCTTTCCGAAGCGGCATTTCCGTTTCTCGCGGCACGCGAGGTGACGCTGTTCGGTGGCCAGATCGCGGCGCGGCTGTTCCGGATTTCGTTTTCGGGTGAGCTGGCATTCGAACTGGCGGTGCCGGCCGGTTTTGGCAGCGCGGTGGCCGATGCAATCATGCAAGCGGGCGCTGCCATGGGGATCACGGCCTACGGCACCGAGGCACTGGGCGTTCTGCGCATCGAAATGGGCCACGTCACCCATGCGGAGATCAACGGCACCGTGACACCGGGCGATCTGGGCTTCGGGCGCATGGTGTCGGCCAACAAGCCCGTTTTCATCGGCAAGGCCATGCTGGGCCGCGAGGGTGTACAGGCCGCCGACCGCCCGCAACTGGTGGGGGTCAAGCCGCTCGACGCCACCGAAAGTTTTGCTACCGGCGCCCACCTGCTCGCGCCAGGGGCGGCCCCGTCGATGGCCAATGATCTGGGCTATGTCACCTCAAGCTGCTTCTCCCCGACGCTCGGGCACACGATTGGTCTGGCACTGGTGCGCGGCGGTCCGCAGCGCCTCGGCGAGGAGGTGACGCTCTGGAACAAGCTGGCCGGAAAGACCACCCGCGCCGTCCTGTGTTCGCCGGCATTTTACGCTCCGCAGGGAGAACCAGCGCATGTTTGA
- a CDS encoding sarcosine oxidase subunit gamma, producing MFDIRLVSKAALADARFGQSGAIGPKGPGVVLSALPETSLLSLLAAPDAVALLERLAALATHEQAQLRSAGYAQWLLIGAVGTSLDLVAIEAALGRDAALVDLGHARVRISIAGPSAADALAKGCAIDLDPEAFPPGRSAQTLLGHIGVHLTRIGPEAFELIVMRSFALNLWQDLLVLSRAFGVDARAATDL from the coding sequence ATGTTTGATATCAGACTTGTCAGCAAGGCAGCGCTGGCGGACGCACGATTTGGGCAGTCTGGCGCAATCGGGCCCAAGGGCCCTGGAGTGGTCCTGTCCGCCCTGCCCGAGACATCGCTCCTGTCGCTGCTGGCCGCTCCTGATGCCGTTGCCTTACTGGAGCGTCTGGCTGCACTTGCGACGCATGAACAGGCGCAATTGCGTTCGGCTGGCTATGCGCAGTGGCTGTTGATCGGTGCAGTTGGGACGTCGTTGGACCTCGTCGCAATTGAGGCGGCACTGGGCCGGGACGCCGCCTTGGTCGATCTGGGGCATGCCCGTGTCCGCATCAGTATTGCCGGACCCAGTGCAGCGGACGCGCTGGCAAAGGGATGCGCGATTGATCTCGACCCCGAAGCCTTTCCACCGGGTCGATCTGCCCAGACCCTGCTCGGCCACATCGGTGTCCATCTGACCCGGATTGGGCCTGAGGCGTTTGAGTTGATCGTCATGCGCAGCTTTGCACTCAATCTGTGGCAGGACCTGCTTGTCCTCAGCCGCGCGTTCGGAGTTGACGCCCGTGCGGCAACCGACTTGTAG
- a CDS encoding SulP family inorganic anion transporter, with product MNLKTYFPILDWGRRYNRQTLTSDLVAAVIVTIMLIPQSLAYALLAGLPPEVGLYASVLPLVAYAIFGTSSALAVGPVAVVSLMTAAAVGKLAVEGTADYASAAILLALLSGVMLTVMGLFRLGFIANFLSHPVISGFITASGLIIATSQVGGLLGIKTEGHALPQLVTSIVQNVGSINWNTVAVGVVALALLLWIRLDLKNWLNRFGLPKGVATVIVRAGPVFVVFLTMAWSAMFDLGSKGVALVGEVPQGLPMLSLPRFNLDTMQALLLPALIISVVGFVESISVAQTLAAKRRERIDPNQELIGLGASNLAAAIGGGYPVTGGFARSVVNFDAGAATPAAGAFTAIGIAGATLLLTPFLAVLPKATLAATIVLAVLTLVDFSILKRAWAYSKADFAAVAITLLGTLLLGVEVGISLGVGASILIFLYRSSRPHAAVVGLVPGTEHYRNVKRHRVETIPGVLSIRVDESLYFANARYLEDLIYDQVASDPTVKDVVLMCSAVNAIDMSALESLEAIQRQLSDLGVRLHLSEVKGPVTDHLHKTAFLEHLSGGLHLSQHQAMLAIGARRLSAPADTYKQHLGAVI from the coding sequence ATGAATCTCAAGACCTACTTCCCCATTCTCGACTGGGGCCGGCGCTATAACCGGCAGACGCTGACCAGCGACCTCGTCGCAGCGGTCATCGTCACCATCATGCTGATCCCGCAGTCGCTGGCCTATGCGCTGCTGGCCGGCCTGCCGCCGGAAGTGGGTCTTTATGCCTCGGTGCTGCCGCTGGTCGCCTATGCGATCTTCGGCACATCATCGGCACTGGCCGTCGGCCCCGTGGCGGTCGTCTCGCTGATGACGGCCGCTGCCGTCGGGAAGCTGGCGGTCGAAGGTACGGCCGACTATGCCAGCGCGGCCATCCTGCTGGCCTTGCTGTCGGGTGTCATGCTGACGGTAATGGGCCTGTTCAGGCTTGGCTTCATCGCCAACTTCCTCTCCCATCCGGTGATCTCTGGCTTCATCACCGCATCGGGTCTGATCATCGCCACCAGCCAGGTGGGTGGTCTGCTCGGCATCAAGACCGAGGGCCATGCGCTGCCGCAACTGGTAACCTCGATTGTGCAAAATGTCGGTTCCATCAACTGGAACACTGTGGCTGTCGGGGTTGTGGCACTGGCGCTGTTGCTGTGGATCCGGCTCGACCTCAAGAATTGGCTCAATCGCTTCGGCCTGCCCAAAGGCGTGGCCACGGTCATCGTACGGGCCGGTCCGGTGTTCGTAGTCTTCCTCACCATGGCCTGGTCTGCGATGTTCGACCTCGGCAGCAAGGGTGTTGCGCTGGTCGGTGAGGTACCGCAGGGCCTGCCGATGCTGTCGCTGCCTCGCTTCAATCTCGACACGATGCAGGCGCTGCTGCTGCCGGCGCTGATCATCTCGGTCGTTGGATTCGTCGAATCCATCTCGGTAGCCCAGACCCTCGCCGCCAAGCGGCGGGAGCGCATAGATCCGAACCAGGAACTGATCGGGCTGGGTGCGTCGAACCTGGCTGCAGCCATTGGCGGCGGCTATCCGGTGACCGGCGGCTTTGCCCGCTCGGTGGTCAACTTCGACGCCGGGGCGGCCACCCCGGCGGCCGGCGCCTTCACCGCCATCGGCATTGCCGGGGCGACACTGCTGTTGACCCCGTTCCTCGCCGTCCTGCCCAAGGCGACGCTGGCGGCGACCATCGTACTCGCAGTGTTGACGCTGGTGGATTTTTCTATCCTCAAGCGGGCCTGGGCCTATTCGAAGGCCGATTTCGCAGCGGTGGCCATCACGCTACTGGGCACGCTGTTGTTGGGGGTGGAGGTTGGCATTTCGCTGGGCGTCGGCGCCTCGATCCTGATTTTCCTATATCGCTCGTCGCGTCCCCATGCCGCTGTCGTCGGGCTGGTGCCGGGCACCGAGCACTATCGCAACGTCAAGCGCCATCGGGTCGAGACCATCCCCGGCGTGCTCTCAATCCGCGTCGACGAAAGCCTCTACTTTGCCAATGCGCGCTATCTGGAAGACCTGATCTACGACCAGGTCGCATCCGACCCGACGGTCAAGGACGTGGTGCTGATGTGTTCAGCGGTCAACGCCATCGACATGTCAGCGCTCGAAAGCCTAGAGGCCATCCAGCGGCAATTGTCCGATCTGGGCGTGCGGTTGCATCTGTCCGAGGTCAAGGGGCCGGTCACCGACCACCTGCACAAGACGGCGTTTCTTGAGCATCTGAGTGGTGGGCTACACCTCAGCCAGCATCAGGCCATGCTGGCCATCGGGGCGCGCCGCCTGTCTGCCCCTGCTGATACCTACAAGCAGCACCTCGGAGCGGTGATCTAG